In Dermochelys coriacea isolate rDerCor1 chromosome 10, rDerCor1.pri.v4, whole genome shotgun sequence, one DNA window encodes the following:
- the LOC119862101 gene encoding growth arrest-specific protein 1-like: MWLFLPLLLCWGRAGAGGGVPGEPCWEALLRCQDEPDCGSAYSQSQAACEPVLSGAGAGRGEPPGGCPSHCIAALGRLNRSRSGPALERCECGQDARCRLTKAAIEPCLPRPSRSGLGCTAARFRCQQEPACREPLAAYLARCGQLFNGRRCTAACRAAMGQLLAAPGGPALERCVCDGPERPFCQVLKANMGRLCSGPPAEPGPDEDYRDEERPLREEDEGPGAGGAWVRSGGRSRDAPAWRALALGALPLGLRLLSWP; the protein is encoded by the coding sequence ATGTGGCTGTTCCTGCCGCTGCTGCTGTGCTGGGGCCGCGCCGGCGCCGGCGGCGGCGTCCCGGGGGAGCCCTGCTGGGAAGCGCTGCTCCGCTGCCAGGACGAGCCGGACTGCGGCTCCGCCTACAGCCAGTCGCAGGCGGCCTGCGAGCCGGTGCTaagcggggccggggccggacGAGGGGAGCCCCCCGGCGGCTGCCCCAGCCACTGCATCGCGGCGCTGGGGCGGCTGAACCGCAGCCGGAGCGGCCCGGCCCTGGAGCGCTGCGAGTGCGGGCAGGACGCGCGCTGCCGGCTGACGAAGGCGGCCAtcgagccctgcctgccccggccctcCCGCAGCGGCCTGGGCTGCACGGCCGCCCGCTTCCGCTGCCAGCAGGAGCCCGCCTGCCGAGAGCCGCTGGCCGCCTACTTGGCCCGCTGCGGGCAGCTCTTCAACGGGCGGCGCTGCACGGCCGCCTGCCGGGCCGCCATGGGGCAGCTGCTGGCCGCGCCGGGGGGGCCCGCGCTGGAGCGCTGCGTTTGCGACGGGCCCGAGCGCCCCTTCTGCCAGGTGCTCAAGGCCAACATGGGCCGCCTGTGCTCCGGGCCGCCCGCCGAGCCGGGCCCGGACGAGGACTACCGGGACGAGGAGCGGCCCCTGCGGGAGGAGGACGAGGGGCCGGGCGCGGGCGGCGCCTGGGTGCGCTCCGGGGGCCGCTCTCGGGACGCGCCGGCCTGGCGCGCCCTGGCACTGGGAGCCCTGCCGCTGGGGCTCCGGCTCCTCTCCTGGCCCTAG